Proteins encoded within one genomic window of Sphaerotilus montanus:
- a CDS encoding TraB/GumN family protein yields MNLPRGLPRWVKGLVWVWCTATAPAGMAADAAPDCPAAPVPFSAAELQAAEQVPQDHGLLWRIEKDGRVSYLYATIHLARREWALPGPQVRAAMQAVDRAAFELDLLDPDVLRRLQRAAQARPGGPRLPAAEARQIEQAARAACVHGSLDGLRPELQVVTLVSLALRRQGLDPAWGIDAGLMHRAHGRGLPIVSLETPEQQMALMVHDAPAAALAAVRQGLRELGSEASRAVVQRLVTDWAEARLDDLEAFASWCGCQDTDTDRAQHHATVDARNPAMADRIAALHQRGQTVFAAVGALHMIGPAGLPLQMARRGFSVRYIPLDRQ; encoded by the coding sequence ATGAATCTGCCGCGCGGACTGCCTCGCTGGGTGAAGGGACTTGTCTGGGTCTGGTGCACCGCGACGGCACCCGCCGGCATGGCGGCCGACGCTGCGCCGGATTGCCCGGCCGCGCCCGTGCCCTTCAGCGCGGCCGAGCTGCAGGCTGCGGAGCAGGTGCCGCAGGACCACGGCCTGCTGTGGCGCATCGAGAAGGACGGGCGCGTCTCCTACCTGTACGCGACCATCCACCTCGCCCGACGCGAATGGGCGCTGCCGGGGCCGCAGGTGCGGGCGGCGATGCAGGCGGTCGACCGGGCGGCCTTCGAGCTGGATCTGCTCGACCCCGACGTGCTCCGCCGCCTGCAGCGTGCTGCCCAGGCGCGCCCCGGCGGGCCGCGCCTGCCCGCCGCAGAGGCCCGCCAGATCGAGCAGGCTGCGCGTGCAGCCTGCGTCCATGGCAGCCTCGACGGGCTGCGGCCCGAGTTGCAGGTGGTCACGCTCGTTTCACTGGCGTTGCGCCGGCAGGGGCTGGATCCCGCCTGGGGCATCGACGCCGGGCTGATGCACCGCGCCCACGGCCGCGGCCTGCCGATCGTGTCGCTCGAAACCCCCGAGCAGCAGATGGCGCTGATGGTGCACGACGCGCCGGCGGCGGCGCTGGCCGCGGTCCGCCAGGGCCTGCGGGAGCTGGGCAGCGAGGCTTCACGCGCGGTCGTGCAGCGTCTGGTCACCGACTGGGCCGAGGCCCGGCTGGACGATCTGGAAGCCTTCGCCAGCTGGTGCGGCTGCCAGGACACGGACACGGACCGTGCGCAGCACCACGCCACCGTCGACGCCCGCAATCCCGCCATGGCCGACCGCATCGCCGCGCTCCACCAGCGCGGGCAGACCGTGTTCGCCGCCGTCGGCGCACTGCACATGATCGGCCCGGCCGGCCTGCCGCTGCAGAT
- a CDS encoding fumarylacetoacetate hydrolase family protein has product MKLATYKDGSRDGQLVVVSSDLTQAHHASGIVTRLQQLLDDWNFLAPQLQDLARTLAQGKARHAFPFEPRMCMAPLPRAFRLVDAQPPAGDELAGDTMAGDTMAGAHDALPFGTPEIDFGARLAVALGDVPRGAAEDQARDGVRLLLLGNHWQHRCQGVRVASSMAWAPVAVTPDELGRAWHRGRLALTVCVAVDGRAQAPVETAKVGTPDAGLLIAQLARHRAVSAGTLLALPGLPRTVLDSAPDVETVRIDAFDAQGQSVFGAVCQSSRRTVEPVPPGCA; this is encoded by the coding sequence ATGAAACTCGCGACCTACAAGGACGGCTCCCGCGACGGCCAGCTCGTGGTGGTGTCCTCCGACCTCACGCAGGCCCACCACGCCAGCGGCATCGTGACGCGCCTGCAGCAGCTGCTCGACGACTGGAACTTCCTCGCCCCGCAACTGCAGGACCTGGCCCGCACGCTGGCGCAGGGCAAGGCGCGGCACGCGTTTCCCTTCGAGCCGCGCATGTGCATGGCGCCGCTGCCGCGCGCGTTCCGGCTGGTCGATGCACAGCCACCGGCCGGTGACGAGCTGGCCGGGGACACGATGGCCGGGGACACGATGGCCGGGGCGCACGATGCGCTGCCGTTCGGGACGCCGGAGATCGACTTCGGCGCACGGCTGGCGGTGGCGCTCGGCGATGTGCCCCGGGGTGCCGCGGAGGACCAGGCGCGCGACGGCGTGCGCCTGCTGCTGCTCGGCAACCACTGGCAGCACCGGTGCCAGGGTGTGCGTGTCGCGTCGTCGATGGCCTGGGCGCCGGTGGCGGTGACCCCGGACGAGCTGGGGCGCGCCTGGCACCGCGGGCGGCTGGCGCTGACCGTGTGTGTGGCCGTCGATGGCCGCGCGCAGGCACCGGTCGAGACCGCCAAGGTCGGCACGCCGGACGCCGGGCTGCTGATCGCGCAGCTGGCGCGGCACCGGGCGGTGTCGGCGGGCACCCTGCTGGCGCTGCCGGGCCTGCCCCGCACGGTGCTGGACAGCGCCCCGGACGTGGAGACGGTGCGCATCGACGCCTTCGACGCCCAGGGGCAGTCGGTGTTCGGCGCGGTCTGCCAGTCGAGCCGGCGCACGGTGGAACCAGTGCCTCCTGGATGCGCATGA
- a CDS encoding DUF3108 domain-containing protein, with translation MSAARPRPRTAPAVHPAQCRGGVRPVLGLALAAVLGGHLWVIDAWSLPVATDGAARPLTTRITALPAPEVPRPVASPEPAPAPVPVLQHATPPARLRPKPMPPAVAIPSAPPTASEPPADPVETRAEPVAADPAPHLLALATPGTGATRPAPAAVASTALTAPPSVRLHYRMKKGPLSGSGQIDWLRDGSTYRMRLEARVPVFGQIFLETSEGRIDASGLAPLRHTERRLKRSERAVSFVRDQGAPRILFSAREGDEPLRPGAQDRLSWIAQLATRMASPPGGDWRPGSSLAMDVASTGGDVQRWVFTIEGREAGGLWHLRREPDSLRDTRAEVWIDARQQHWPVRIQLTEPSGEPLELTLDGLQPA, from the coding sequence ATGTCCGCTGCCCGTCCCCGCCCGCGCACTGCCCCTGCCGTCCATCCTGCGCAGTGCCGCGGCGGCGTGCGCCCGGTGCTGGGTCTGGCGCTGGCGGCCGTGCTCGGCGGGCATCTCTGGGTGATCGATGCCTGGAGCCTGCCGGTCGCGACAGACGGGGCTGCACGGCCGTTGACGACGCGCATCACCGCGCTGCCGGCACCCGAGGTGCCGCGTCCGGTGGCGAGCCCGGAGCCCGCACCGGCGCCCGTGCCGGTCCTCCAGCACGCCACCCCGCCCGCCAGGCTCCGACCGAAGCCCATGCCGCCGGCCGTGGCCATTCCATCCGCCCCCCCGACCGCATCGGAGCCCCCGGCAGACCCTGTGGAGACCCGCGCCGAACCCGTTGCAGCCGATCCCGCGCCGCACCTGCTCGCCCTGGCAACGCCCGGCACCGGCGCCACCCGTCCGGCCCCCGCTGCCGTGGCCTCGACCGCACTGACCGCACCGCCATCGGTGCGGCTGCACTACCGCATGAAGAAAGGCCCCCTGTCGGGCTCCGGCCAGATCGACTGGCTGCGCGACGGCAGCACCTACCGGATGCGGCTGGAAGCCCGGGTGCCCGTGTTCGGGCAGATCTTCCTGGAAACCAGCGAGGGCCGGATCGATGCCAGCGGCCTGGCCCCCCTGCGCCACACCGAGCGCCGCCTGAAGCGCAGCGAACGGGCGGTCAGCTTCGTGCGCGACCAGGGCGCACCGCGGATCCTGTTTTCCGCCCGCGAAGGCGACGAGCCGCTGCGCCCCGGCGCCCAGGACCGGCTGAGCTGGATTGCCCAGCTCGCCACCCGCATGGCCTCGCCACCGGGCGGCGACTGGCGCCCCGGCAGCAGCCTCGCGATGGACGTGGCCAGCACCGGCGGCGACGTGCAGCGCTGGGTGTTCACCATCGAAGGTCGGGAGGCCGGCGGCCTGTGGCACCTGCGCCGCGAACCCGACAGCCTGCGCGACACCCGGGCCGAGGTCTGGATCGATGCCCGCCAGCAGCACTGGCCGGTGCGCATCCAGCTCACCGAGCCCTCCGGCGAGCCACTGGAGCTGACCCTCGACGGACTGCAACCCGCCTGA
- a CDS encoding BTH_I0359 family protein, translating to MHMLYNSENFAVMRFSGNTTAGQGFEIVDKTSRREIYLGGLLADHFQAGVEYLISQTDDEARIDDFLAGYTTLAHHPVVLH from the coding sequence ATGCACATGCTCTACAACTCGGAAAACTTCGCCGTCATGCGTTTTTCCGGAAACACCACCGCAGGCCAGGGGTTCGAGATCGTCGACAAGACCAGCCGGCGCGAGATCTACCTCGGCGGACTGCTGGCCGACCACTTCCAGGCCGGTGTCGAATACCTGATCAGCCAGACCGATGACGAAGCACGCATCGACGATTTTCTGGCGGGCTACACCACGCTGGCCCACCACCCGGTCGTGCTCCACTGA